In a genomic window of Cynocephalus volans isolate mCynVol1 chromosome 1, mCynVol1.pri, whole genome shotgun sequence:
- the MANBAL gene encoding protein MANBAL codes for MASNLDFSPPEVPEPTFLENLLRYGLFLGAIFQLICVLAIIIPIPKSHEAEAEPSEPRSAEVMRKPKATVPSMNKRPKKETKKKR; via the exons ATGGCCTCCAACCTGGACTTCTCACCTCCTGAGGTGCCTGAGCCCACTTTCCTGGAGAACCTGCTACGGTACGGACTCTTCCTGGGGGCCATCTTCCAGCTCATCTGTGTGCTGGCCATCATCATACCCATTCCGAAGTCCCATGAGGCG GAGGCAGAACCATCAGAGCCCAGAAGTGCGGAGGTGATGAGGAAGCCCAAGGCTACTGTTCCTTCCATGAACAAGAGGCCCAAGAAGGAGACCAAGAAGAAGCGGTAG